In Desulfatiglans anilini DSM 4660, a single genomic region encodes these proteins:
- a CDS encoding NUDIX domain-containing protein has product MKTDLICPHCGGKVTAYRNPFPTVDAIIELEDGGIVLIRRKNPPYGWALPGGFVDYGESLEAAVKREALEETGLRITLRYQLGAYSDPTRDPRWHTISVVFVAQGEGEPKASDDAAEVGIFYRGGLPEHLAFDHKTILRDYFTRCGE; this is encoded by the coding sequence ATGAAAACCGACCTGATCTGCCCCCATTGCGGAGGCAAAGTGACCGCCTATCGCAATCCTTTTCCAACGGTGGATGCCATCATCGAATTGGAAGACGGTGGGATTGTGTTGATTCGCAGAAAGAATCCTCCCTATGGCTGGGCGCTGCCCGGTGGATTCGTCGATTACGGTGAATCGCTCGAGGCGGCGGTGAAGCGGGAGGCTTTGGAAGAAACCGGTCTGCGGATAACGCTTCGATACCAGCTTGGCGCCTATTCCGACCCGACACGGGATCCGCGTTGGCACACCATCAGCGTGGTATTTGTGGCACAGGGCGAGGGGGAGCCGAAGGCGTCGGATGATGCGGCCGAGGTCGGTATCTTTTATCGAGGAGGGCTTCCTGAGCATCTTGCCTTCGATCACAAAACGATTCTGAGAGACTACTTCACGCGATGCGGCGAATGA
- a CDS encoding AsmA-like C-terminal region-containing protein, translating to MLIVLGGLLMLLSDRLVQDPAVQTYFLKQIGGKIGFDLAAEEIAVNWLHGIGIRANMAEAVSHSGNMRMEAADLRIVLSPIGLLQGEISPTRIDVYQPIVHLRSLPGEPAGAAVGWADGVFPVLLRQFGELVSLHLEDGRLDLNGGSVRLKDFDLIAEQRVNAPLTVDFRTRGRLIHDRRESILSLEGEVKEDAVHPEAPLCRMRLEGRSFPIRWLPWPSFIPWQGGRMDMDISLSGSRALGFSADARLKGRQCAFEIRNAERSKSYRFSELVLNTTAAYADRRIDLTSFTLQGPGFHFTGSSGFDLKNPKDPEILILASSDAIALKDFMPLIPDSILPAWLEKDLFPLLQDGEAVLDGIRVAGSVSRIGSLGDRRNADTLSLSIGWKGLTADTPWAPVPFREIPGSLDIANGELRISGIRALFGQSELQEGSMIIFDLYEDPPVFDFSLKGRLDASDLAAIAGRVPLPPGLTGWVERTKPESVGGRIEADVRVAYVSGAAWPVLQSGVFEVVDGRWSPDDATGVLHVEQGTLQLDLAGESRFSSRFDWEGSSLEMEGAFGPGWEDGWSLSGQGGIDFLRLMQYTGIVSPWLPAFPQDVPCRFSLKAVDAGWQIVAEADISGMTWDAPTFSMKLPDQGCRVAFDGTYLPERNKRISGKALFSLQNATAEVTGFGDVDRLQVSVASSSLPLKTLHFRPTLAGRVPLEGVLKGDLDLVIPTHSPEDFSAEGFLSGQDMAWTLPMTSMSIREGMFALALDGESCELTELSLLLDEGHVSGRGTFDSLWRAPSGDVHLEVERVDFSRLLESLKKVGAGESGRKDWDFPQKADLGFSVAIDQAEWNGRGCGKLKGELTLAGGALSVEDVLLQLQQTRMTLKGSVRRGGSPSIEVSAHVLSEEQPISEIAGLCGWKPTEIEGRLSMEGFFFTRGKRFSDLTKNMDGRARVKLEDGIIRRSNLIVKILEFLSLQRIVDRRPDDISREGFYFQSIEGQIAAEKGVLESDDLLIRSPAFNAAVEGSLDLRTQTVAMDMGVQPLGTIDSLVSRIPVVGYILSGEDKTVLVYRFKIHGPVDQPEIDYVPLKDIGDSMKGYMERLIGTPWRLLKKIGRISREIEQTEPLEPAEEGL from the coding sequence ATGTTGATCGTATTGGGGGGGCTCCTGATGCTGTTGTCGGACCGCCTGGTTCAGGACCCTGCGGTTCAGACCTATTTCCTCAAGCAAATCGGTGGAAAAATCGGATTCGACCTTGCTGCAGAAGAAATCGCCGTCAACTGGCTGCACGGGATAGGTATCCGGGCTAACATGGCCGAGGCTGTTTCCCATTCAGGCAATATGCGGATGGAGGCTGCGGACCTCAGGATCGTATTGTCCCCAATCGGGTTGCTTCAGGGGGAGATCTCACCGACTCGCATCGATGTATATCAGCCTATTGTCCACCTGCGGTCCCTCCCGGGGGAGCCGGCGGGAGCGGCCGTTGGTTGGGCCGACGGGGTCTTTCCGGTGTTGCTGCGTCAGTTCGGAGAGCTTGTTTCTTTGCATCTGGAGGACGGCCGCTTGGATTTGAACGGCGGGTCGGTCCGATTGAAGGACTTCGATCTCATTGCAGAGCAGCGGGTGAACGCGCCTTTAACGGTCGATTTCAGGACCCGTGGACGCCTCATCCATGACCGGCGCGAGTCGATCCTTTCTCTGGAGGGCGAGGTGAAGGAGGACGCGGTTCATCCAGAGGCGCCGCTCTGCCGGATGCGTCTTGAAGGCCGTTCGTTCCCGATCCGGTGGTTGCCTTGGCCTTCTTTCATTCCCTGGCAGGGCGGAAGGATGGACATGGACATCTCGCTGAGCGGCAGCCGGGCTCTGGGTTTTAGTGCGGATGCCCGGCTGAAGGGAAGACAGTGCGCCTTCGAGATTCGAAACGCGGAGCGGAGCAAGTCATACCGTTTCAGCGAGTTGGTATTGAACACAACGGCTGCTTATGCTGATCGGCGCATCGACCTGACTTCTTTCACACTGCAGGGCCCCGGTTTTCATTTTACCGGTTCCTCCGGATTCGATCTGAAGAATCCCAAAGATCCGGAGATCCTTATCCTGGCCAGTAGTGATGCAATCGCGTTGAAGGATTTTATGCCCTTGATCCCGGATTCGATTCTGCCTGCCTGGTTAGAGAAAGACCTGTTTCCGCTTCTGCAGGATGGAGAGGCGGTCTTGGACGGAATTCGCGTGGCTGGGTCCGTGAGCCGCATCGGATCCCTGGGTGACAGGAGAAACGCCGACACGCTCTCTCTCTCGATAGGCTGGAAGGGGTTGACCGCCGATACGCCTTGGGCCCCGGTTCCTTTTCGGGAGATTCCGGGATCGCTGGATATCGCGAATGGGGAGTTGAGGATCTCGGGTATCAGGGCGCTTTTCGGGCAATCGGAACTCCAGGAAGGGTCGATGATCATCTTCGATCTCTATGAGGATCCCCCCGTTTTCGATTTTTCCCTGAAGGGACGATTGGACGCTTCCGACCTTGCAGCCATCGCCGGGAGGGTGCCGCTGCCGCCCGGCTTGACGGGATGGGTCGAGCGCACGAAGCCCGAATCGGTCGGCGGCCGCATCGAGGCCGATGTCCGGGTCGCCTACGTGTCAGGAGCGGCCTGGCCGGTCCTGCAGAGCGGCGTTTTCGAGGTGGTCGATGGGAGATGGTCCCCGGATGATGCGACGGGGGTCCTGCACGTTGAGCAAGGGACCCTGCAACTCGATCTCGCCGGGGAAAGCCGCTTTTCCAGCCGTTTTGACTGGGAAGGCTCATCGTTAGAGATGGAGGGCGCCTTCGGCCCGGGCTGGGAAGACGGATGGAGTCTGAGCGGTCAAGGCGGGATCGATTTCTTGAGGCTGATGCAGTATACCGGGATCGTGTCGCCGTGGCTGCCGGCCTTTCCCCAAGACGTTCCATGCCGGTTTTCCCTGAAGGCCGTGGACGCGGGATGGCAGATTGTGGCTGAAGCGGACATTTCCGGCATGACATGGGATGCGCCTACCTTCTCGATGAAACTGCCGGATCAGGGTTGCCGGGTGGCGTTCGACGGCACGTACCTCCCCGAAAGGAATAAACGGATTTCCGGCAAGGCCTTGTTTTCTTTGCAGAACGCAACCGCCGAGGTCACGGGATTCGGCGATGTCGACAGGCTGCAGGTGTCGGTTGCCTCATCTTCCTTGCCGTTGAAGACGCTTCATTTTCGCCCCACGCTGGCTGGGCGGGTCCCCCTTGAAGGGGTCCTGAAGGGAGATCTCGATCTGGTCATCCCGACGCACTCTCCGGAGGACTTCTCGGCCGAGGGCTTCTTGTCAGGTCAGGACATGGCGTGGACCCTGCCGATGACTTCCATGTCGATTCGCGAGGGGATGTTCGCGTTGGCCTTGGACGGCGAGTCGTGCGAGCTCACTGAGCTTTCGCTTCTGCTGGACGAGGGCCATGTATCCGGGCGCGGCACGTTCGACTCGCTCTGGAGGGCCCCGAGCGGTGATGTGCACCTGGAGGTCGAGCGTGTCGATTTCTCTCGTCTTCTGGAGTCGTTGAAGAAGGTGGGCGCAGGGGAATCCGGACGGAAAGACTGGGATTTCCCCCAGAAGGCCGATTTGGGGTTTTCGGTGGCGATCGATCAGGCCGAGTGGAACGGGCGCGGATGCGGGAAGTTGAAAGGCGAGTTGACCCTGGCCGGCGGAGCCCTCTCTGTGGAAGATGTCCTGCTGCAGCTGCAGCAGACGCGCATGACCCTGAAAGGCTCGGTGCGCCGGGGTGGATCCCCTTCGATCGAGGTTTCGGCCCATGTCCTGTCGGAGGAGCAGCCGATCAGTGAAATTGCGGGTCTTTGCGGGTGGAAGCCCACCGAGATCGAAGGGCGTCTGAGTATGGAAGGTTTTTTTTTCACACGCGGGAAGCGATTTTCGGATCTGACAAAGAACATGGATGGCCGGGCAAGGGTGAAGCTCGAAGACGGGATCATCAGACGATCCAACCTGATTGTCAAGATATTGGAATTTCTCAGTCTGCAGAGGATCGTCGACCGGCGGCCGGATGATATCTCCCGTGAAGGATTCTACTTTCAGAGCATCGAGGGGCAGATAGCGGCCGAAAAAGGGGTTCTCGAAAGCGACGACCTTCTGATCAGGAGCCCGGCCTTCAATGCCGCAGTCGAGGGGTCTCTCGATCTCCGGACGCAAACGGTCGCAATGGATATGGGTGTCCAGCCCTTGGGGACCATCGACAGCCTTGTGAGCCGAATTCCGGTGGTGGGTTATATATTGAGTGGTGAAGACAAGACCGTTCTGGTGTATCGTTTCAAAATCCACGGACCGGTTGACCAGCCGGAAATCGACTACGTTCCCCTGAAGGACATCGGAGACAGCATGAAGGGTTACATGGAGCGATTGATCGGTACACCGTGGCGGCTTCTCAAAAAGATAGGCAGAATCAGCAGAGAGATCGAACAGACCGAACCCTTGGAGCCTGCGGAAGAAGGGCTCTAG